The Arachis hypogaea cultivar Tifrunner chromosome 14, arahy.Tifrunner.gnm2.J5K5, whole genome shotgun sequence DNA window TCTCTTAGCAAAATATATCATGATATGTATGGTTCAACTAAActactaaaaaaaagatatttaaatagTAAACACACCAACAATAACACGAAGAGAAATTATAAATTCCAAAGCAAACAAAAATccaagagagaaatagaaaaaaaaaggtggAACTAAGATGATAAATAACATAGATTAATGTGCTAAAGATACATGTGCTAAAGGCATTATCAGTTTAGCAAATCGACAAACACCATATATGCATTCCAACCCCAAAATTTAAGTTTCCTAGCAGCTACAAATATAGTATacacaataataatataaatatacaatCATCATATCACAGGATTATATTAAAATTGATAACCTGTAAAGCAGCCGTTCCAAGTATAGAAGGCTTAAGGGCATTATAGAGACCACCTCAGCTCTTACTTTCAATTATCTGACAAAAAGAAGACaaattttataatcaaattaaaacaTCATTCAAATCaggataaaataaaagataacaaaataaaaataggagaataaaattagaactcaaaatCTAAAGAAGAATGCCACGAGCAGAAGTAGTGGCTGTATTGAAAGACTTAAGAAGCAAACCCTGTTTGTTCCTATTTACGATATTTGTAagtaatgaataataattacaagTAACTTATTTACTTCAACAAATTTTCATTAGCCAAGATCATGTTACATTATTACAACTATAAGCAATTATTATGCTATTGTATAACTTGTTAATATAATAGCACTGATAAAAAGTAGCCACCACACATAAAATACAATGCATATAAGCAAAAAGAAACCGAATAAAGGATAACTATTTACAACTTTCATTTTAATTTGAAGAGTGTCAATTACAAAATCTGTTgcatattatatatttctatgtCAATTAGCATGGCTATGAGAAAAGAGTGCATACAACTATCATAAGTTATTAGAAATTAACAACTATAATTTAAACTGTAAAATAAATCAATAAGTGAGCAAGTGAAAAAAGGATATGGGAGAGATAGCTTaggcattttttttaaatccaaaatcATGAAAGATTATGATGTAAATTTCTTTGTAATAAGCATTGAAATCAATTAAATAATATGATAATCCAAAATCTTTAAAGCCAAAATTATATCCCtcaaatgaaaaaaattgaaacacaatatatagacaaaaaaaattagcatacaattctttcataaacaaataagaaagaaagaCAGGTATATAGAATCTTCTTACCCATTTAATTGCTCAAGGACTCTATCATATCAGATGTATCAATCACATAATAAGCAAGTCTTTCAAGAACTTCTTAGTCCTAAATCATTTTAGAAACATAAAtggctattttttaaaaaaaactggaTGGACAATGCACAAAGTTGAATAAAGAGGACTAAATCACTAAGGCATCATTTGGTTTCAAAGACACAGACATAGAGACATGGATACACTAGAACATGTCCTGTGTTTGTTTGTTGAGACACAAATCTTTGATGGACACGTTAGTACACAAATATACACAAAATACATGTATTTAGTATACTTCCAAAATATTGAGACACAGAGATACAATCAATTAGacataattttttacttttttaccccttattaatttgaaaaataacatATTTATCCTTAACTCTAATTCattttctctccctctccttttctACCCACTGATGATTGACCATTCTCCTTCCTCCCTCCTCCCTCCTTCTGCCGCATCTCGTCGTCCAGATTCGCTGCCAGCTACATCTTCTTGTCCAAATCCGCTGCCGCTGCATTTCCTCCTCGTCCAGATCCGCGCACCGCTGATGTGAGAACTATTGTcgatctagaatttcacaaaatataggttcgttgcaagtatagcctagagcaacaaacaattctcaatcaaagcttaatttcaaattaaaataactgAGATCGAGAGtatttcaacctcgggtcgttctccctaggatgcaattgaAGTGTCACACTTTCGGTTGTGGGAAAAAAGgggttttgaaatcaaagaacgaaagattaaaagaacttaacaaatgaaagaacaaagaaatgatcaaaattgagattaatgcaagaaaaaagggaaacaagatcaaaactagtgaaaatgctaagatatgcataaaagagccttgacttgggaatgaggatctaaggaatcctatcatctttataaccacaactatggcaactatgatgagtcaatctcacttcgtcaacccctaacatcgaggagtaagtcaagcaagcataattgatcttaatccataagtcctagctaattTATCAAAcaagttgataaaaagctagcgttaatgaaaacaagagtcaactaactacccaagaattaccactaaatgtcggacattatgactctagtatcctaggaactcaaaccccaagccaaggtgtgaaaaatctactcaaaactcatAATTGGCATTTTCCCAAACACCTTGTGTAAGGTCCCACATTGGTTGGGGAGGAGAACGaaacatgccttataagggtgtagatacctctccctagtatgacgcgttttgacgagtgagtgtgggggatttcggctatcatccctatcgtcaaaggcaaaaccgattgtaaggtcccacatcggttggggaggggaacgaagcatgccttataagggtgtggatacctctccctagcttGACGCATTTTGacaagtgagtgtggggggtttcagctatcatccctatcgtcaaaggcaaaactgtgaggccttgtgtgccaaagcggacaatatcgtactagcgggtggtctgggctgttataaatggtatcagagctggagcccggatcgatgtgctaacgagggcgctggactcccttaggggggtggattgtaaggtcccacatcggttggggaggggaacgaagcatgccttataagggtgtgaatACCTCTCCCttgcatgacgcgttttgacgagtgagtgtgggggcttcggctatcatccttatcgtcaaaggcaaaaccgtgatgCCTTGTAtaccaaagcggacaatatcgtgctagcaggtGGTCTGAGCTGTTACACCttatgagcataaaagtaaaacatgaaaaattgcaaAGACAAATAAAAGCTATAACCAAAATATTCACAAAACCaactataaacaagcaatcaagcatatataaagcataaaacatgaaattcatcaatcaaaatttCAAGAACTCAAAAATGCATATATTAACAAAGTACTTGAACCATAAGAAAATAAAGGCAAAAGTAgtgaaattaaagaggaaatttaaGAGTACTTACAAATGAGGAGCAAAAATCCagaatcaaagcttgctataaaatgctacaataaaccctaattaaaaacctaagagagctctccctaatctacactactcctactcctactatatgaaaaaatgtaaaaataaagtTCTAAGTCCTCATGTCTTCATAAGTGTTGatatccccttcatatagcacttcaatTCAGCCTTCAAGCCTTCCGAAATTGGGCCAAAGGCCCCCAAAATCGCGgatcacgtgtttcattaatgaaaccatGTGCAgggtcctgtgcgtacgcacactctgcTGAATTTGGTTCCTGTGCGTAGGCACAGgtagttgtgcgcacgcacacgtcagtgagtgcttctcctttgttttcttcaagtgttctctcttgtacatgcttccttccactttccATCAACCCATTCTTGCCTAaaagacctgaaatcactcacaaaacatatcacggcatcgaatgacataaaagtggaattaaatcactaatttaagcacaaaatcacatgttttcacatttaagtccaAATTAgggagaaatcacaaaagtatgctattttggtgcttaagtgtaggtttatgtgatgaaatccatccaaatcaagtcaaaatatctcagcaaatatggactcatcaattcccccacacttaaacaatagcatgtcctcatgctaaactaacaaggagaatgataaaaaggggtaatcaacttattaaatgcaactatctatatgcatgcaagtataatATATACTATCTATACTTATCTATACTATAGTTTCCtatgaaattggtgaaaacaaacaattaTATTCCCAAGCAAGAGTATAGACCaatagggctaagcaaagaaaTAATCCAATGCAACCAAAATCTAGagaattgattcaactcatcaaaatgaagcaacttgcaagaattcatGACAAAAGagatgggaacatagagttgagtaattgaaccctcactaggtgtgtatatactctaatcactcggtgtctaagggtttaatcactcaagtctcctcctaatcatgctcTTAAGGTTtcgctcttcatctaacaattaacaaaCAAGTAATGCccgaatgcaattatcatgagttgtaatgaggtTAGGGCTAAGGTAAgatagatatggctaagtggactaaattgatttgaatccttgattagtttaagtatccaactcaaccttTATCAATCCAATAACAAAAATATGCAATCCTAACCTTCCATCATACTTTTCCACAAACACTTATGTATGCTTTTTCATTCACACCACATATGCATTCCTtattcattctcttttttttttggggcAACTTTTGTCCCCTttgttgatgattttttttttgaaagtaaaaGTAAATGCATATGGTTATATAGTTCATACATGAGTGttcccatttttcaaaattttcaaggaaGCACCCTAATTAAACATTTTCATTCACTAccaatgttttccaaaatttttccacacttaaatataACACACTTcttaacctaagctaatcaaggatacaaatCAAGGTAAATCATGATTTTCTGCTTAAGGTTGTAATGTGCTAATATCAAGAACAATGGGGTAAATAAAGCTCAAAGGGGTTAACAATGGTAAATGTAAAAGGGTAGGCCATATGGGTAAAGTAAGCTTTTATCAAAGATGGCATCAATCATGCTTAATGCATTTAAAACATCAattattggaaataaagaatcaagcaaaaccaagatcacaatcatagaagaggtataacacacaatgaacaaatttagtggttaaaatgtgtaaccactcaatatagctcaaagctcacaaggtatttgttctttccttttctatcttccataaaaaaaatcattcaagcaggtttaaaaaacaattttccaaatcaattcaatagaatgccctatAACAAAAGTTCTTGGAAAAATCtttattgtttttcaccaaaattatttcctatatgtatgcatgttgtgatggatgcaaatttttttcaacatttcctagttcttctcctaattttcaacaacaaaaaaattaacatgaacaattaggatcaaaatGAACTAAGCATATGCTATTCACATACATCATCCAATCGCAACCAATATCTATACTATATACCAAACAAAATAGAGTGCAATATCTCTATATATACCAAAATAGAAGTGCAATACTAAAGATAACTAGAAACGactaatatatatacaaaaagtaCTAAAATGTAGTGCATAAGTCAAAGTACCAGAAATATTCACCAAaagcataataaaattcaaaataaactaaataacaaGTGTTGAGGAGAGAATATTTACACCCAAAAAATCgtagatcctcccccacacttaaatgatgcATGGTCCTCCGTGCCAAAAAATTGGACCGGGGGTGGTTAACTCAGAGAATCTCCACCAGCTGATGGTGGTAGGTGCTGATGACGCTGATAAACAATGATAGCACGGGTCGGCTCTGTGGTGGTCTCAGCTGCCAGCTCCTGAGCGGCATGGTTAGTTGGCTCTGCTGCTACCTCTACTATCGGCTCAACTCCAGCTATCGGCTCCTCAACTCTCTGAATTATTGCCTCCTCAGCCCTATCCTCGGCTCTCTGCTCAGTGGGCTCAACTGCCTGGCCAGCTTCAGCTGCTGGCTCGACTGCCGGCTTCGCAGCTGCAGGCTCAGTCTCAGGCTCGGGCTCTGGTGTATCCGGAGGAGGTAGCCCAGGGTCTCTACCCTCAAACTTTGCCACAATCCACTGAAAGCGGCGAGCGTTGCGGCGCTCGAAGCGGTGGATGGCCTGAAGAATCTCCCGACCCAGCTCATAAGGTGTCTGAAGTAGGGGTGTGGGTTCGGAAGGTGCAGGAGGTGCTGAAGACTCTGCTGATGATGGTGGCTCAgtggtcttcctcttcttctgtgGTGGCGGTCCATCATACTCCCCGTATGGCAGGTATGGCTGGTTGCTCAGGAAGACAGACGTCCGGTCTATCGGGCGTCTCTCCATCCCAGATAAAGTAGCCAATCTGCTGATCATCGAAGGGAAGGGAATGTTATACTTCTGCATCTGGGTCATCTTCCACATCGAATCTCTGATAAGGGGAAGAACAGAAATCCTCTTCCCCTCCAGAATAGCCCAAAGAAGAACGGCCACATGGACGCGAATATGAGTGGCATGCATGCTCGGTAGGATGTAATCGACAATGATCTACTGCCAGATCCTTGCCTCAGGATGTAAGTCAGAGCACGCTATGCTTTGCAGGATTGCGTTCTCTCCTCTGTTGTATTCCCAGCGGGCCTCAGGTAGGCCAATCTTCTTCAGAACCACGTCCAATAAAAGCTTGCCCGATGTCAAGTCCATCACTATTTTAGGGTAAGCATCATTGGCCAAAGAAATATGCAGAATCTGTAAGAGGGCCTCTAAAGCATGATCAGAGGTGTCTA harbors:
- the LOC112743752 gene encoding uncharacterized protein, with the protein product MHATHIRVHVAVLLWAILEGKRISVLPLIRDSMWKMTQMQKYNIPFPSMISRLATLSGMERRPIDRTSVFLSNQPYLPYGEYDGPPPQKKRKTTEPPSSAESSAPPAPSEPTPLLQTPYELGREILQAIHRFERRNARRFQWIVAKFEGRDPGLPPPDTPEPEPETEPAAAKPAVEPAAEAGQAVEPTEQRAEDRAEEAIIQRVEEPIAGVEPIVEVAAEPTNHAAQELAAETTTEPTRAIIVYQRHQHLPPSAGGDSLS